A part of Vulcanisaeta moutnovskia 768-28 genomic DNA contains:
- the purE gene encoding 5-(carboxyamino)imidazole ribonucleotide mutase — MSTKPLVGVIMGSKNDWDTMREAVELLNQLGIPNETKVVSAHRTPELMFEYAKTAVDRGLEVIIAGAGGAAHLPGMIASLTPLPVIGVPIPSKHLNGLDSLLSIVQMPYGTPVATVAIGNAKNAALLAARILGIKYPSIRAKVIELMESMKKEVLSTVLGL, encoded by the coding sequence ATGAGCACGAAACCACTGGTCGGCGTGATAATGGGCAGTAAAAATGATTGGGATACCATGAGGGAGGCCGTAGAGTTACTCAACCAGTTAGGTATACCCAATGAGACTAAGGTTGTCTCGGCCCACAGGACGCCAGAGCTAATGTTTGAGTACGCAAAGACAGCCGTTGATAGAGGCTTAGAAGTAATAATAGCCGGTGCTGGAGGTGCTGCTCACCTTCCCGGAATGATAGCATCACTAACACCACTGCCAGTCATTGGGGTCCCAATACCGAGCAAGCACCTTAACGGTCTCGACTCACTACTATCAATAGTACAGATGCCCTACGGAACTCCAGTGGCCACGGTGGCAATAGGTAACGCGAAGAACGCAGCGTTACTCGCGGCTAGGATACTCGGCATTAAATACCCGAGCATCAGGGCTAAGGTTATCGAGTTAATGGAGTCGATGAAGAAGGAGGTCCTAAGCACGGTGCTCGGCTTATGA
- the purL gene encoding phosphoribosylformylglycinamidine synthase subunit PurL, with translation MPLSDYEKAIIRRSLGREPTRAEWLVFEAEWSEHCSYKSSRRFLKLLPSEAPHVLRGPGLDAPLIRLGNLMVSFKIESHNHPSAVDPYDGAATGVGGIVRDILTVGLRPIALMDNLHFGLPNDPHSRWIARNVIRGISDYGNRIGVPVVAGEVWFDESFAINPIVLVTCIGVGKLEDVAMGEASPGDLVLIIGNDVGRDGMLGSSFASKVLDKDESDIGAVQVGNPLLEKLLIDVVIELRSRKLIKAIKDVGGGGLATALSELADQFDLGIEIYLDKIRTREHMASEEILVSESQERMVIVISRDRLSEVEEVLRRYGVGYDIIGVLTDNGRFIAYHKNNVIVNLPVKFVTHAPETNYGIKEPQYLSRFRIIPELPKVQLGEALIKVLSSLNVASKEPIFSLYDYEVGVRTVIKPGRAGAAVLRLLDADGGDSRLGIAVKSDANPRYSFLDPFIGAANSLAKAYRNVVAVGAEPLAAVDSINVGNPEKPDRYWYFVNSVLGLAWIAHELGIPIVGGKVSFYNESPNGNVIKPVITVVALGQVSDVSKVVDGGLTGDGSIIIIGNTLTELGGSEYLYAVHGFVRGIPPRPRPKDEARNSRAVLKLIQDGLVSASMDIGVGGLLTTLSKMALINGVGFNIDLSKAPVDDYGIGPDAIAFSETNARYIIEVKNEHFNKVISTLANLGIPFSVIGGSGGDDAIVHWDHHELMALRLNELEMAYDSLWGAL, from the coding sequence ATGCCCCTCAGCGATTATGAGAAGGCGATTATTAGGAGGTCCCTAGGCAGGGAACCAACGCGGGCTGAGTGGTTAGTATTTGAGGCTGAGTGGAGTGAGCACTGCTCATATAAGAGTAGCAGGAGGTTCCTTAAGCTATTGCCCAGTGAGGCGCCACACGTACTCAGAGGACCTGGGCTTGATGCTCCACTGATTCGTTTAGGTAATTTAATGGTCAGTTTCAAGATAGAGAGCCATAATCACCCATCTGCGGTGGATCCTTACGATGGCGCCGCGACGGGCGTTGGCGGCATTGTGAGGGACATATTGACCGTGGGTTTGAGGCCCATTGCATTAATGGATAACCTACACTTTGGTTTACCCAATGATCCTCACTCCCGATGGATAGCGAGAAACGTCATAAGAGGGATCTCGGATTATGGGAATAGGATCGGTGTACCCGTGGTTGCTGGTGAGGTATGGTTTGATGAGTCGTTCGCCATAAACCCAATAGTTCTAGTTACCTGCATAGGTGTCGGTAAACTGGAGGATGTCGCAATGGGCGAAGCAAGCCCCGGTGATTTAGTTCTAATTATTGGTAATGATGTTGGTAGGGATGGAATGCTTGGTAGCTCCTTTGCATCTAAGGTCCTGGATAAAGATGAGAGTGATATAGGTGCTGTACAGGTTGGCAATCCATTACTTGAGAAGTTACTAATTGATGTGGTGATTGAATTAAGAAGTAGAAAGTTAATCAAGGCTATTAAGGACGTGGGCGGTGGAGGTTTAGCCACGGCATTGAGCGAGCTCGCCGACCAATTCGATCTTGGCATTGAGATTTACCTGGACAAGATTAGGACTAGGGAGCACATGGCATCTGAGGAGATCCTAGTCTCAGAGTCCCAGGAAAGGATGGTAATTGTGATAAGTAGGGATAGGCTTAGTGAGGTTGAGGAGGTGTTGAGGAGATATGGTGTCGGCTATGACATAATTGGTGTCCTAACTGACAATGGTAGGTTCATAGCCTATCACAAAAATAACGTAATCGTTAATTTGCCTGTAAAGTTCGTAACACATGCACCAGAGACTAATTACGGCATCAAGGAACCACAGTACCTAAGCAGGTTTAGGATAATTCCGGAATTGCCCAAGGTACAACTTGGTGAGGCGTTAATTAAGGTATTAAGTAGCCTAAATGTTGCGTCTAAGGAACCAATATTCAGTTTGTATGATTATGAGGTGGGTGTTAGGACAGTGATTAAACCAGGTAGGGCCGGCGCAGCAGTGTTAAGACTCCTTGATGCTGATGGAGGTGATAGTAGGTTAGGGATTGCCGTGAAGTCAGATGCAAATCCAAGATACTCGTTTCTTGATCCATTCATTGGAGCCGCCAATTCCCTAGCCAAGGCCTATAGGAATGTGGTTGCCGTCGGTGCAGAGCCTCTGGCTGCCGTTGACTCGATAAACGTGGGTAATCCCGAGAAGCCTGACAGGTACTGGTACTTCGTGAATTCAGTGCTGGGGCTTGCCTGGATTGCCCATGAACTTGGTATACCAATAGTTGGCGGTAAGGTTAGTTTCTACAATGAGAGCCCTAACGGTAATGTAATTAAGCCCGTGATTACTGTCGTCGCGTTAGGCCAGGTAAGTGATGTTAGTAAGGTCGTTGATGGTGGACTCACTGGTGATGGGTCAATAATAATCATTGGTAATACATTAACTGAGCTCGGTGGGTCTGAGTACCTATATGCAGTCCACGGTTTTGTTAGGGGCATACCGCCGAGACCAAGGCCTAAGGATGAGGCTAGGAATTCCAGGGCTGTTCTTAAATTGATTCAGGATGGCTTAGTGAGCGCCTCAATGGATATTGGCGTTGGTGGATTATTAACGACTCTGAGTAAGATGGCTTTGATTAATGGAGTTGGCTTTAATATTGATTTATCTAAAGCACCAGTTGATGATTATGGTATTGGCCCAGACGCAATAGCGTTCTCCGAGACCAACGCCAGATACATCATAGAGGTTAAGAATGAGCATTTTAATAAAGTAATAAGCACGCTCGCCAACCTAGGCATACCATTCTCAGTGATCGGCGGTTCAGGCGGTGATGATGCCATAGTCCACTGGGACCACCATGAATTAATGGCCCTGAGGCTAAACGAGCTAGAGATGGCGTATGACTCATTATGGGGTGCCCTGTGA
- a CDS encoding amidophosphoribosyltransferase, producing the protein MCGIWAFLGLNAGNYVVKLAPWLIHRGQEGVSFVCHVDGSLVRLSDVSTISSTLCLGHARYSTSGPYGVELQPIVLGNDFALVFNGTISNYVELISKLRDFGIGIRTNYDALVLAHYMRELLSRRGIDDGISELFHTLRGGYSIIAIWRDSLIVIRDPWGIRPLVIGSDGNGIAIASESAALEALGMTWREVEPGKALALHGSGREHWVEGPRVRRAYCALEYIYFLRPDSHFNGISVYDARRKLGMVLAHKEGNHDIDIVTPVPETARIAAEAYAEGIGKPIHELIIKNRYVGRSFIKPPRERSVNMYNVIRDIVKGRSISLVDDSIIRGDTFRKVLPRFRRSGTRAIHVRVSSPPIRYPCFMGMDFPTRRELVAHGRSIDEVRGYLGADSLVYLTVDELMDSIGTTELCTACFTGNYPFTINIDESEKAFSGDRVWESQAL; encoded by the coding sequence ATGTGTGGTATATGGGCATTCCTGGGCCTTAATGCGGGTAATTATGTGGTTAAGTTAGCTCCATGGCTCATTCATAGGGGTCAGGAGGGAGTGTCATTTGTGTGCCACGTGGATGGGTCACTTGTCAGGTTAAGTGATGTTTCGACAATTAGTTCAACACTATGTCTTGGGCATGCCAGGTATAGCACGAGTGGCCCCTACGGTGTGGAGCTCCAACCTATTGTGCTTGGTAATGACTTCGCCCTGGTATTTAATGGTACAATAAGTAATTACGTTGAGTTAATTAGTAAGTTGAGAGATTTTGGTATTGGCATCAGGACGAATTATGACGCTTTAGTTTTAGCTCACTATATGAGGGAGTTACTGAGTAGGCGAGGTATTGATGATGGCATTAGTGAGCTCTTCCACACACTCCGTGGTGGTTATTCCATAATAGCCATTTGGAGAGATTCATTAATAGTCATTAGGGATCCCTGGGGCATTAGGCCTCTCGTCATTGGTAGTGATGGTAATGGCATAGCCATAGCCTCGGAATCGGCAGCGCTTGAGGCACTGGGCATGACTTGGCGTGAAGTCGAGCCTGGTAAGGCCCTGGCGCTACATGGGTCAGGCAGAGAGCATTGGGTTGAAGGTCCCAGGGTGAGGAGAGCCTATTGTGCGCTTGAGTACATATATTTTCTCAGGCCTGACTCGCATTTCAATGGTATTAGTGTTTATGATGCCAGGCGTAAGCTTGGCATGGTGCTCGCTCATAAGGAGGGAAATCATGATATTGACATTGTGACGCCTGTGCCGGAGACCGCTAGGATCGCGGCAGAGGCCTATGCAGAGGGTATTGGTAAGCCAATACATGAATTAATAATTAAGAATAGATATGTCGGCCGTAGTTTTATCAAACCTCCTAGAGAAAGGTCTGTAAATATGTACAATGTGATTAGGGATATTGTTAAGGGTAGGTCTATATCCCTTGTGGATGACTCGATCATAAGGGGCGACACATTTAGGAAGGTTCTGCCTAGGTTCAGGAGGTCGGGAACCAGGGCTATACATGTTAGGGTCTCCTCGCCACCAATTAGATACCCATGCTTCATGGGCATGGACTTCCCAACTAGACGTGAATTAGTAGCCCACGGCAGGTCAATAGATGAGGTTAGGGGGTATCTCGGCGCCGATTCCTTGGTTTACCTAACAGTTGATGAGCTTATGGATTCCATAGGAACCACCGAACTTTGTACAGCATGCTTCACAGGTAATTATCCATTCACTATCAACATTGATGAAAGCGAGAAGGCATTTTCTGGGGATAGGGTATGGGAGTCTCAGGCTTTGTAG
- a CDS encoding phosphoribosyltransferase family protein — translation MSKILRYALPALRHRGNDTAWVALLSNDNKFIIREVREDGNIPSGWAGLLCLYTNEASRGFIKCGNTDIAYCIEGIVVDPTEVCRLVTGDSKTLAYTSLIALTSDGELIAYRPITGLRNLVLGAYGFDLAIISNESSTINALGGEVRLFVSLGTIVRASRLNLSVSRVAGNFRGKRCIMEFIYLSRLDSEIDGYSVYEFRRALARRLALRLANKIDADVVIGMPETGIIYGIKVAEIMGKTFEYALLNIERHRSALREDILDKISSVHLKLSPVINVIKGKRVLLVDDSLLTGISIKEASQVLRHRAGAREVHVAIASPRIVRSCPYGIDMPPDNQLLANAFSNYADAQRVLEVDSLTWSDLNDLYAAADESGIGRDSLCTYCLVGDKRELDL, via the coding sequence GTGAGTAAGATACTTAGATACGCACTACCGGCGCTTAGGCATAGGGGTAATGATACTGCCTGGGTCGCCTTACTAAGTAATGATAATAAGTTCATTATACGGGAGGTTAGGGAGGACGGCAATATCCCAAGCGGCTGGGCTGGGCTTCTATGTCTATACACTAACGAGGCATCAAGAGGCTTTATTAAGTGCGGTAATACCGATATTGCCTACTGCATTGAGGGTATTGTTGTGGATCCCACGGAAGTATGTAGACTAGTTACTGGCGATAGTAAGACCCTTGCCTACACATCTCTAATTGCCTTAACCAGTGACGGTGAATTGATCGCCTATAGACCCATTACTGGACTGAGGAATTTAGTCCTTGGTGCCTACGGCTTCGACCTAGCCATCATATCTAACGAGAGCTCCACTATAAATGCACTGGGCGGTGAGGTGAGACTTTTTGTTAGTCTTGGAACCATAGTCAGGGCCAGTAGGCTAAATTTGTCAGTAAGCAGAGTTGCAGGTAATTTCCGTGGTAAACGGTGCATCATGGAGTTCATATATCTATCAAGACTTGATTCTGAAATTGATGGGTATTCAGTTTATGAATTTAGGAGGGCATTGGCTAGGAGACTAGCCCTTAGGTTGGCGAATAAGATTGATGCAGATGTTGTCATTGGGATGCCCGAGACTGGCATCATTTACGGAATTAAGGTTGCTGAGATCATGGGAAAAACCTTTGAATATGCACTTCTTAATATAGAAAGACATAGATCGGCGCTAAGGGAGGATATATTGGATAAGATATCCTCCGTACATCTAAAGCTTAGCCCAGTCATTAATGTGATTAAGGGTAAGAGAGTCTTGCTTGTTGATGATTCGTTACTTACGGGAATATCCATTAAGGAGGCATCGCAAGTACTTAGGCATAGGGCAGGAGCTAGGGAAGTCCATGTTGCCATAGCCAGCCCAAGGATAGTTAGGAGCTGCCCCTATGGTATTGATATGCCTCCAGACAACCAATTGCTTGCCAATGCCTTCAGTAATTATGCCGATGCCCAGAGGGTTCTCGAGGTTGACTCACTAACGTGGTCAGACCTTAATGACCTGTATGCTGCAGCTGATGAATCAGGTATAGGCAGAGATAGCCTATGCACCTACTGTCTTGTGGGTGATAAACGTGAACTGGACCTATGA
- the purM gene encoding phosphoribosylformylglycinamidine cyclo-ligase, with translation MNWTYERAGINLGKHEEMHVTAYEIIRDIASRLGVALMEGGFTRSIQLGNHEITLHTDGVGTKSMIAWTTGRLEVLGWDCVIGNVNDIACDGFIPIAFTDYIAISNNDTEAVHRVLIGIRNAILMVKAALLGGETAIMPDLVNGIDVSCTVLGIKGIRNVEKVRVGDTVIGIESSGLHMNGYTLARKVLLSRYGLDDEVCSDKLANWLLKPTTYYGDLLTKLYGDGLIKSAVHVTGGSFTKIRRVIGGLGVDLEVPEPPCIFETIKETGNIEWSEMYRVFNMGVGLMVITEEERISDVTRVIEDLGLRYWILGKVVDRAGINISMNDGVKLRI, from the coding sequence GTGAACTGGACCTATGAGAGGGCGGGAATTAACCTAGGTAAGCACGAGGAAATGCATGTGACTGCCTATGAGATTATACGCGATATAGCGAGTAGATTAGGTGTTGCATTGATGGAGGGTGGTTTCACAAGGTCAATACAGCTTGGCAACCATGAAATAACACTGCATACTGATGGTGTTGGTACGAAGTCCATGATTGCGTGGACCACAGGTAGGCTTGAGGTGCTTGGTTGGGACTGCGTTATCGGCAATGTTAATGACATAGCCTGTGACGGTTTCATACCCATTGCATTTACGGATTACATAGCCATATCCAACAATGATACTGAGGCCGTACACAGAGTCCTTATTGGCATTAGGAATGCCATTCTCATGGTTAAGGCTGCCCTCCTGGGCGGCGAGACGGCCATAATGCCTGACCTAGTCAACGGTATTGATGTCTCATGCACAGTACTTGGTATTAAGGGCATTAGGAATGTCGAGAAAGTAAGGGTCGGTGATACGGTTATTGGAATTGAATCCAGTGGATTGCACATGAATGGATATACACTAGCCCGTAAGGTTTTACTGAGTAGGTATGGTCTTGATGACGAAGTCTGCAGTGATAAATTGGCTAATTGGCTTCTAAAACCCACCACTTACTATGGGGATTTATTGACTAAGCTTTATGGAGATGGCTTAATTAAATCGGCTGTTCATGTAACTGGCGGGAGCTTCACTAAAATAAGACGGGTAATTGGTGGTTTAGGTGTTGATCTCGAGGTCCCTGAACCACCGTGCATATTCGAAACCATTAAGGAGACAGGTAATATCGAATGGAGTGAGATGTATAGGGTGTTTAATATGGGTGTTGGGCTTATGGTGATAACCGAAGAGGAACGCATAAGCGATGTTACCAGGGTAATTGAGGACTTGGGGCTTAGGTATTGGATTCTCGGTAAGGTGGTTGATCGCGCTGGGATTAATATTTCAATGAATGATGGTGTTAAGTTACGCATTTAG
- the purC gene encoding phosphoribosylaminoimidazolesuccinocarboxamide synthase, with the protein MSRNWTGELIYEGKAKRVYRVNDEFLVMEFKDEVTAFDGARKEHAPSKGKLAAAQTVFLMGLLGKYGIRNHLVDWDGDRKILVRSLRMIPIEVIVRNYAYGSFLKRMPLVKSMTKFSKPLIEFHLKSDELHDPLITTDDIIEAGLASQEQLNEIMGIALRINEILNNYMASKGLTLVDFKLEFGFDKSNNLVLADELSGDTIRVLINGRHLDKELFRRGSSSADLVKAYEEMNKILGIS; encoded by the coding sequence ATGTCCCGTAACTGGACTGGGGAGTTAATTTACGAGGGTAAGGCTAAGAGGGTCTACAGGGTTAATGATGAGTTCCTCGTTATGGAATTCAAGGACGAGGTCACGGCATTTGACGGCGCCAGGAAGGAACACGCACCTAGTAAGGGTAAATTAGCCGCAGCTCAGACGGTATTCCTAATGGGATTACTGGGTAAGTACGGCATTAGGAATCACTTGGTTGATTGGGATGGCGATAGGAAAATACTGGTGAGGAGTCTCAGGATGATACCCATAGAAGTCATTGTTAGGAATTATGCCTATGGATCATTCCTAAAAAGAATGCCCCTAGTGAAGTCAATGACGAAGTTCAGCAAACCGCTCATTGAGTTTCACCTAAAGAGTGATGAGCTCCACGACCCACTAATAACCACGGATGACATAATAGAGGCTGGCTTAGCAAGCCAGGAGCAGTTAAATGAAATAATGGGCATTGCATTAAGGATTAACGAAATTTTGAACAATTACATGGCAAGTAAAGGACTGACACTTGTGGACTTTAAACTGGAGTTTGGTTTTGATAAGTCAAATAACCTGGTTCTTGCCGATGAATTAAGTGGTGACACTATAAGGGTTCTAATCAATGGCAGGCACTTGGATAAGGAATTATTTAGGAGGGGTAGTTCATCAGCAGACTTGGTTAAGGCCTATGAGGAAATGAATAAAATACTCGGTATATCCTAA
- the purD gene encoding phosphoribosylamine--glycine ligase, whose protein sequence is MIRSKVLIVGDGAREHALAAKLSLSVHEPRISALVTHENPGIRRIVESSGGELVKSELDQKGLVNAVNRVNPDLVVIGPEEPQFAGVADKAVELGIPTFGVPRSLAMIEQSKAFARALMWKYRIPGRIAFRAFRNINEALQYISNAGSVAIKPARQSGGKGVRVFWDRLAYLRDGINEAKVSQILTVSRDMAAYGDIDELIVVEEAVTGVEYTVQVISDGKSIIALPPIQDHPHVFDHDIGPECGGMGAIAGPGPSLPFLTQEEYEESIEIVRRTLNALQREIGPRYVGVLSGQFMLTIYGPTLIEYYSRFGDPEALNALAMLNGDLLEIIEAAIEGRLSSVKYSFKEGIVTISKAVAPMGYPHNRGLARGKSMIIDMDGIRGMGCEVYFGSVIEEGGLYKTLSSRAVEVLAMGNTYGETYEKIENCISHIKSLDWQLMHRRDIGSEELIERRIKDAERIRTVYKWRRDHGLGKIRIDWVPGGEITVYDYT, encoded by the coding sequence ATGATAAGGAGCAAGGTACTAATTGTGGGTGATGGAGCCAGGGAGCACGCCCTGGCCGCTAAACTTAGTTTAAGCGTTCATGAACCCAGGATCAGTGCATTGGTTACACATGAAAATCCAGGGATTAGGAGGATTGTCGAGAGTAGTGGCGGCGAGTTAGTGAAGTCTGAACTGGACCAGAAGGGCTTGGTTAATGCCGTTAATAGGGTTAACCCGGACCTAGTGGTTATTGGGCCCGAGGAACCTCAGTTCGCGGGCGTTGCTGATAAGGCCGTCGAACTTGGTATACCAACCTTTGGGGTTCCAAGGTCTTTAGCCATGATAGAACAAAGCAAGGCCTTTGCAAGGGCCTTAATGTGGAAGTACAGAATACCAGGTAGGATCGCCTTTAGGGCATTTAGGAACATCAATGAGGCGCTTCAGTATATATCCAACGCAGGTTCTGTTGCGATAAAGCCAGCCAGGCAGAGCGGTGGTAAGGGCGTTAGGGTATTTTGGGATAGACTGGCCTATCTTAGGGATGGCATCAATGAGGCTAAGGTATCCCAGATACTCACGGTGTCCAGGGATATGGCTGCCTATGGCGATATTGATGAACTTATTGTCGTTGAGGAAGCCGTAACAGGTGTTGAGTACACAGTACAGGTAATAAGTGATGGTAAATCTATTATCGCGCTACCGCCAATTCAGGACCACCCACATGTATTCGATCACGATATAGGCCCTGAGTGCGGCGGAATGGGCGCCATAGCGGGTCCAGGTCCATCATTACCCTTCCTAACCCAGGAGGAATATGAGGAAAGCATTGAAATAGTGAGGAGAACGCTTAATGCATTACAACGTGAGATTGGGCCTAGGTATGTTGGTGTATTGAGTGGACAGTTCATGCTCACAATATATGGACCTACGCTCATTGAGTACTACAGTAGGTTCGGCGATCCTGAGGCACTAAACGCATTGGCAATGCTCAATGGTGATTTACTGGAAATAATAGAGGCCGCCATTGAGGGTAGGTTATCAAGTGTTAAGTACTCATTTAAGGAGGGGATTGTCACTATTTCAAAGGCTGTGGCACCAATGGGTTATCCCCACAATAGGGGGTTAGCCCGTGGTAAATCAATGATCATTGACATGGATGGAATAAGAGGAATGGGCTGCGAGGTTTATTTTGGGTCGGTTATTGAGGAAGGTGGACTTTACAAGACCCTGAGCTCGAGAGCGGTGGAGGTTCTTGCCATGGGTAACACGTATGGAGAGACCTATGAAAAGATTGAGAATTGTATATCCCATATTAAGTCACTTGATTGGCAATTAATGCATAGGCGTGATATTGGTAGCGAGGAACTGATTGAGAGGAGGATCAAGGATGCTGAGCGTATCAGAACTGTCTATAAGTGGAGGAGAGACCATGGACTGGGCAAGATAAGAATTGATTGGGTGCCCGGCGGTGAAATCACCGTTTATGATTACACATAA
- the purT gene encoding formate-dependent phosphoribosylglycinamide formyltransferase: MSFGPPLLEDSRKIMLLGSGELGKEMAIEAQRMGVEVIAVDRYDMAPAIHVAHRRYVVNMMDGNAIKALVRRESPDAIIAEIEAINTDALLDLEEEGFRVMPNARAVKVCMNRVELRRLAAEELQLPTARYFFAEDFEDVKKACMDLGFPCLLKPEMSSSGHGHVLISKYEDVERGFKDALTHARGGGRKVVVEEYVRIDRELTVLTYRYPQGNNAVTATIPPIEHQRPEGIYHYVESWHPSTVSNDIIERAREYAIKLVNKLGGLGIYGVEILITRDGRVLFSEASPRPHDTGLVTLVSTDINEFQIHVRSALGLPTPEVKLVTPAAAHVILAETEAWAPRITGLEETLRIPGVQVRLFGKPFAYRHRRMGIVLATGNTVEEAREKARLAVSLIKVR; encoded by the coding sequence ATGAGTTTCGGTCCACCATTACTTGAGGACTCTAGGAAGATAATGCTGTTGGGTAGCGGTGAGCTGGGTAAGGAGATGGCCATTGAGGCTCAGCGCATGGGTGTTGAGGTCATAGCAGTGGATAGGTACGACATGGCTCCAGCAATACACGTTGCCCATAGGAGGTACGTGGTGAATATGATGGATGGTAACGCCATCAAGGCGCTAGTACGTAGGGAGAGCCCCGACGCGATAATCGCCGAGATAGAGGCGATAAACACCGATGCGCTCCTCGATCTTGAGGAGGAGGGTTTCAGGGTCATGCCTAACGCTAGGGCGGTTAAGGTGTGCATGAATAGGGTCGAATTGAGGAGGTTGGCTGCGGAGGAGCTTCAATTACCAACAGCCAGGTACTTCTTTGCCGAGGATTTCGAGGACGTGAAGAAGGCGTGCATGGACCTGGGCTTCCCCTGTCTATTGAAGCCAGAAATGAGCTCCAGCGGCCACGGCCACGTGCTCATTAGTAAGTACGAAGATGTTGAGCGAGGATTCAAGGACGCATTGACCCACGCGAGGGGTGGTGGTAGGAAGGTTGTGGTTGAGGAATACGTGAGAATTGATAGGGAGTTAACGGTGTTGACGTACAGGTACCCTCAGGGTAATAATGCGGTTACCGCCACGATACCGCCAATAGAGCACCAGAGACCTGAGGGTATCTATCACTATGTCGAGTCCTGGCACCCATCCACGGTGAGTAATGACATTATTGAGAGAGCCAGGGAATACGCCATTAAACTGGTAAATAAATTAGGAGGGCTTGGGATATATGGTGTCGAGATACTTATCACTAGGGATGGCAGGGTACTGTTCAGCGAAGCATCGCCGAGACCCCATGATACCGGTCTAGTTACGTTAGTTAGCACCGACATAAATGAGTTTCAAATACACGTGAGGAGCGCCTTGGGACTACCAACACCCGAGGTCAAGCTGGTAACACCTGCGGCCGCCCACGTAATCCTCGCAGAAACCGAGGCTTGGGCACCAAGGATCACTGGGCTTGAGGAAACGCTAAGAATACCCGGTGTCCAGGTTAGGTTGTTTGGGAAACCCTTCGCCTATAGACATAGGAGGATGGGCATCGTCCTGGCCACGGGAAACACTGTAGAGGAGGCTAGGGAAAAGGCTAGATTAGCAGTATCACTAATTAAAGTGAGGTAA
- the purQ gene encoding phosphoribosylformylglycinamidine synthase subunit PurQ codes for MPRIAVIRFPGTNGDLDVVHVLRNVVKVDTELIWYDDYKHGIYDAVVIPGGFSYGDWLRAGAIAARSRAMGEVVMDAEDGVPVLGICNGFQILVETGLLPGALLPNDPPRFIARWIWVRINDVKTPFTKLYEPGEVISMPIAHGEGRYFIDSIDETRAVFTYFGENPNGSVASIAGIANYDGNVLGLMPHPERSAESVLVPRRFIAGGLKLWLSLKESLRGGW; via the coding sequence GTGCCTAGGATTGCTGTGATTAGGTTTCCAGGCACTAATGGTGATCTCGACGTAGTTCACGTACTTAGGAACGTTGTTAAGGTTGATACGGAGCTTATTTGGTACGATGACTATAAGCATGGTATTTATGACGCGGTAGTTATTCCTGGGGGTTTTAGTTATGGAGATTGGTTGAGGGCCGGAGCGATAGCGGCCAGGTCCCGGGCAATGGGGGAGGTCGTTATGGATGCTGAGGATGGCGTGCCTGTACTTGGTATTTGCAATGGTTTCCAAATACTGGTTGAGACTGGTTTATTACCTGGGGCATTACTGCCCAATGATCCGCCCAGGTTCATAGCTAGGTGGATTTGGGTTAGGATTAATGATGTTAAAACGCCCTTTACAAAGCTATATGAACCAGGCGAGGTAATATCGATGCCGATTGCCCACGGTGAGGGCAGGTACTTCATAGACAGTATTGATGAGACTAGGGCCGTATTCACATACTTCGGGGAGAATCCCAATGGTTCGGTTGCCTCGATAGCGGGCATAGCGAATTATGATGGTAACGTCCTTGGCCTAATGCCTCATCCAGAGAGATCTGCAGAGTCCGTATTAGTACCAAGGAGATTCATAGCAGGTGGCCTTAAACTCTGGCTTAGTCTCAAGGAGAGCCTTAGGGGTGGTTGGTGA
- a CDS encoding phosphoribosylformylglycinamidine synthase subunit PurS, whose translation MSNATSRYLVHVAIVLKGSRDPEGETIHRSLVITNGYNSVNRVISGKYLGFLVESRSEMEAIKYIEELCMKARIYNPTVHKLLVLGVEGA comes from the coding sequence ATGAGCAATGCAACAAGCAGGTATTTGGTACACGTAGCGATAGTCCTTAAAGGTTCACGTGATCCCGAGGGTGAAACCATACATAGGAGCCTCGTTATCACTAACGGGTATAACAGTGTTAATAGGGTGATTAGTGGTAAGTACCTGGGCTTTCTTGTCGAGTCTAGAAGCGAGATGGAGGCCATTAAGTATATCGAGGAACTTTGCATGAAAGCACGTATTTACAATCCAACAGTCCATAAACTACTGGTGCTAGGTGTTGAGGGTGCCTAG